Proteins from one Penicillium digitatum chromosome 2, complete sequence genomic window:
- a CDS encoding Histone-fold, translating into MPPASATQKLKDEEKGSRASSVSKDPESPSSDGQESSYLKELQKTLRNAMKKLNSLAKVDAIIAENPDKSLDELIEEKKINNDQKAQALKKPTIQATIAQAEEQIGHYKQFAAQHEDRLVAQKAALVKAHEAELEAVRNNAIADATEASKKALRQQFYTVTKFLCAAAILRRDGDAVTTESRAFEGVLFEVYAGNQSAVNSLLKIAEGADEKVNAVEGTTLDFTYGDVKQASDKFAPPEETTEAASEATPTTDPTTDPTVANAGLTELQDTSFSAQAEPVAAQADQLAPPAQTLVSDAGNPSAEQTWAPTSDDSSEWVKLPRNPDETDTGLQATPASADIVTQDENGAKAGGRRRHGQRGGRGRNGAKRAGEGRTDEGRTGESRTGESRGRGGRRGGRGGRGRGGASGFASGSAEVPASSE; encoded by the exons ATGCCTCCCGCTTCCGCCACCCAGAAGCTCAAGGACGAGGAGAAGGGCTCCCGAGCTTCAAGCGTCTCCAAGGACCCCGAGAGTCCTAGCTCTGATGGCCAAGAGAGTAGCTACTTGAAGGAGCTGCAGAA GACACTTCGCAATGCcatgaagaaattg AACTCCCTCGCCAAAGTCGACGCCATCATCGCTGAAAACCCCGACAAGTCGCTTGATGAACTGATTGAGgagaagaaaatcaacaaCGACCAGAAGGCCCAGGCCCTGAAGAAACCTACCATCCAGGCCACCATTGCCCAGGCCGAGGAGCAGATTGGTCACTACAAGCAATTCGCTGCCCAACACGAGGACCGTTTGGTTGCTCAGAAGGCCGCGCTTGTCAAGGCGCACGAGGCGGAGCTCGAAGCTGTCCGTAATAATGCGATTGCCGATGCGACTGAGGCCTCCAAGAAAGCACTGCGCCAGCAGTTCTATACCGTGACTAAATTCTTGTGCGCCGCGGCCATCCTTCGACGCGACGGTGATGCCGTCACCACCGAGAGCCGTGCTTTCGAGGGTGTTCTGTTCGAGGTGTACGCTGGCAACCAGTCTGCAGTCAATTCGCTATTGAAGATTGCTGAGGGTGCCGATGAAAAAGTCAATGCCGTTGAGGGGACCACTCTTGATTTTACCT ATGGCGATGTGAAGCAAGCATCTGACAAGTTCGCTCCTCCTGAGGAGACTACTGAGGCTGCCTCAGAGGCAACCCCCACCACCGACCCTACGACCGACCCTACCGTAGCCAACGCTGGACTGACCGAGCTCCAAGATACCTCTTTCAGCGCCCAGGCCGAGCCCGTGGCTGCCCAAGCTGATCAGCTGGCCCCTCCTGCGCAGACTTTGGTTTCTGATGCTGGAAACCCTAGTGCGGAGCAAACTTGGGCTCCTACTTCCGATGATAGCAGCGAATGGGTCAAGCTTCCTCGCAACCCTGATGAGACTGACACTGGCCTACAGGCTACTCCGGCTAGCGCTGATATTGTGACTCAGGATGAGAATGGTGCCAAGGCCGGTGGACGCCGCCGTCACGGACAGCGTGGTGGCCGAGGCCGGAATGGCGCTAAGCGTGCTGGTGAAGGTCGTACTGATGAAGGTCGTACTGGTGAGAGCCGTACTGGTGAGAGCCGCGGCCGGGGTGGACGACGAGGCGGTCGAGGTGGACGTGGTCGAGGTGGTGCAAGCGGCTTTGCCTCTGGCTCGGCAGAAGTTCCTGCTTCCAGCGAGTAG